From the Labrus mixtus chromosome 17, fLabMix1.1, whole genome shotgun sequence genome, one window contains:
- the LOC132992344 gene encoding neuropeptide FF receptor 2 has protein sequence MTQSLNSTWEGLNPPNFSNQENPPFHQNITYVDFYLHKASVAVVFTVSYLLIFAVCMVGNGVVCFIVLRSKNMRTVTNLFILNLAISDLLVGIFCMPTTLVDNIITGWPFGSVLCKLSGMVQGISVSASVFTLVAIAVDRFRCIVYPFKQKLTIPTSKLIIVVIWVLAVSIMCPSGVMLQVTKEHRVRIILGHNNDTQPFYWCRENWPNQEMRKIYTTVLFANIYLAPLSLIVIMYARIGFTLSKTTIPTGSGSGSGSEKGAGNNKPSMEGRQTISKKKTRVIMMLLVVASLFILSWLPLWTLMMLSDYASLAEHQYRVINIYVYPFAHWLAFFNSSVNPIIYGFFNENFRRGFQAAFKFQLCSVGIERQKTYSHRIRGNAVLPFQPPAFHRSGSRGGSALARNGNCAGQEGSSLRGRSDIKEQDLIVEDLEQVSQI, from the exons ATGACCCAGAGTCTAAACTCTACCTGGGAGGGCCTGAATCCGCCCAATTTCTCAAACCAGGAAAATCCTCCGTTCCACCAGAACATCACCTATGTCGACTTCTACCTCCACAAGGCCTCTGTGGCCGTTGTCTTCACCGTCTCCTACCTGCTCATCTTTGCGGTGTGCATGGTGGGAAACGGGGTGGTCTGTTTCATCGTGCTGCGGAGCAAGAACATGCGCACGGTCACCAACCTGTTCATCCTCAACCTCGCCATCAGCGACCTGCTGGTCGGCATCTTCTGCATGCCCACCACGCTGGTGGACAACATCATAACAG gATGGCCGTTTGGCAGTGTACTGTGCAAGCTCAGCGGGATGGTTCAAGGGATATCAGTGTCAGCGTCTGTGTTCACTCTGGTTGCAATCGCTGTTGACAG GTTTCGCTGCATCGTCTACCCTTTCAAGCAGAAGCTGACCATCCCCACTTCAAAGCTCATTATTGTGGTCATTTGGGTCCTGGCCGTGTCCATCATGTGTCCCTCAGGGGTGATGCTGCAGGTCACAAAGGAGCACAGGGTGAGGATAATCCTCGGGCACAACAATGACACCCAGCCCTTCTACTGGTGCAGAGAAAATTGGCCCAATCAGGAGATGAGGAAAATCTACACCACAGTCCTCTTTGCTAACATCTACCTCGCTCCCCTAAGCCTCATTGTCATCATGTATGCTCGCATCGGCTTCACACTTTCCAAGACTACTATTCCTACGGGGAGTGGAAGTGGAAGTGGGTCTGAGAAGGGCGCTGGCAACAACAAACCGAGCATGGAGGGTCGTCAAACGATTTCAAAGAAGAAGACCCGCGTGATCATGATGCTGCTGGTCGTGGCTTCGCTGTTCATCTTGTCCTGGCTTCCTCTGTGGACGCTGATGATGCTGAGCGACTACGCCAGCTTGGCGGAGCACCAGTATCGCGTCATCAACATCTACGTGTATCCGTTCGCCCACTGGTTGGCGTTCTTCAACAGCAGCGTCAACCCCATCATCTACGGGTTCTTCAACGAGAACTTCCGCAGAGGCTTCCAGGCCGCTTTCAAATTCCAGCTCTGTTCCGTCGGCATCGAGCGCCAGAAGACCTACTCCCATCGGATCCGAGGGAACGCGGTGCTCCCGTTCCAACCGCCCGCCTTCCATAGATCGGGCTCGAGAGGCGGCTCGGCGTTAGCGAGGAACGGGAATTGCGCGGGACAGGAGGGAAGTAGCTTGCGTGGCAGAAGCGATATCAAAGAACAGGACCTGATTGTGGAGGATCTGGAACAGGTGTCCCAGATTTAG